Part of the Caulobacter sp. SL161 genome is shown below.
GCCAGTCCGGCGTCGAGATCGATCAGTTGGATCTGTCCCGCCGGCGCGCCTCCCGTCAGCATCTGAACGCGCGCGCCCTGGCTGGAAAGATCGCGGATCACGCAGTCCCAAGCGAAGGCGCCGCAGAGAACCTTGCCTGATCTCTGCGTCTGGATGCGGACAGCCGCTCTTCGATCGTGTTCCGCGCCAGACGCGTGCTTCGACATGGGTCGATAAACGCACGACGCGGTTAATTGGCGGTGCAGAAGTAAGATTTTTGTAGTGAAGGTTAATGATGGGCCGCACCCAGAATGAGGTTTTGTGTCGCGGCCGCCGATGACAGCCTTGTCAATGACCAGGGGATCAGGCCAACCTTCTTCAGCGACCATCGTTATGGATCGGCGCGCAAGCCGGCCAAAGACGTCGGCGCGGAGGAAACGTCATGGCCAAGGGATCGGTCCTACTCGCCGACGTGAATGGTCGCGATCTGGCCCTGGCGCTGGTCAGTCCGGGCGAGGCGCCGCGCGGACATCGCGATCTAGCCTGCCCGTCGCTCAAAGCGCTTGAAGAGCACCTGATCGACGCCGTGTCCGAGCATTCGGCTGACGGCCTGATCGGAGCCGCTGTCTGCGGCGCCGGCCCCGAAATCGACGGTGCGATCGCGCTGACGGCCGGCGACTTCACGCTGACCCAGGCCTGGTTACGCGCGGTGCTGAAGACGCCGCGCGTCTCGCTGTTGAACGACTTCGCCGCCTGCGCCCTGGGCGCGCCCCGCCTGGCCCCGTCGGCCATGCGCCTGATCCACGAGGGCAAGCCCGGCCGCAACGCCCAGATCGCCGTGATCGGCCCCAATCTCGGCCTCGGCGTCGCCGCCCTGACGCCCCACCGAACCGACGGGTGGACGCCCGTGGTCAGCGAGGGCGGCCATATCGACTTCACCCCCGGCGAGCCCCGCGAAGTCCCGGTGTTCGAGGCGCTGCAAGCCCGGCATGGCCGGGTCTCGGCGGAGCATTTCCTGTCACAGCAGGGCCTCGCCGATATCTATGCGGCCCTGGGCG
Proteins encoded:
- a CDS encoding PilZ domain-containing protein, yielding MSKHASGAEHDRRAAVRIQTQRSGKVLCGAFAWDCVIRDLSSQGARVQMLTGGAPAGQIQLIDLDAGLAHDVTVAWQREREIGLRIVRTYDLRGLAPAVAGTAKRIWRASRADVSTG
- a CDS encoding glucokinase, whose translation is MAKGSVLLADVNGRDLALALVSPGEAPRGHRDLACPSLKALEEHLIDAVSEHSADGLIGAAVCGAGPEIDGAIALTAGDFTLTQAWLRAVLKTPRVSLLNDFAACALGAPRLAPSAMRLIHEGKPGRNAQIAVIGPNLGLGVAALTPHRTDGWTPVVSEGGHIDFTPGEPREVPVFEALQARHGRVSAEHFLSQQGLADIYAALGGGLDGSDEVILAWVRDGDETAREALSIFSALLGAFAGDAALSFAARGGVYINSPLMERIDGLLDQAAFSRRFEDKGRMSAYLKDIPVYLAVGRCTLLGLSALFTASDLRYEAAEVKVLDC